One genomic region from Thunnus maccoyii chromosome 16, fThuMac1.1, whole genome shotgun sequence encodes:
- the selenon gene encoding selenoprotein N — protein sequence MAADVDKTTPEDGHQTPGSGSWISRGMWTLLMVTAVPLLAFGIKYYQDAQLLKRHEESVQTLGAEGLFLFSSLDTNHDLYLSPEEFKPIAEKLTGITPPADFEEEVIHDPNGETLTLEAKMQPLLLDSMTKSKDGFLGVSHSSLAGLRSWKSPAVPSSSFSASQFRVFLPPKNKVEVGDTWWVIPSELNIFTGYLPNNRYHPPAPKGKEVLIHSLLSMFHPRPFIKSRFAPQGAVACIRASNDFYYDIVFRIHAEFQLNDVPDFPFWFTPGQMTGNIVLSKDASHVRHFHLYVPNDRSLNVDMEWLYGASESSNMEVDIGYLPQLELQSTGPSTPSIITDEKGNIIDSRTGSAEPIQFVFEDIHWTSEISQEEATRRLEVTLYPFKKVSYLPFSEAFERAEADKKLVHSILLWGALDDQSCUGSGRTLRETVLESSPVLALLNQSFISSWSLVKELEDMQADEQNPALSQKARLHLEKYNFPVEMMVALPNGTIVHHINANFFLDQTAMKPEEEGATFSFSGGFEDPSTSTYISFLKEGLEKAKQYLAQ from the exons ATGGCCGCGGACGTGGATAAAACAACCCCCGAGGATGGACACCAGACCCCGGGCTCTGGATCCTGGATCTCCAGAGGGATGTGGACGCTGCTCATGGTCACTGCTGTCCCTCTTCTCGCGTTTGGGATCAAGTATTACCAAGATGCCCAGCTCCTCAAACGTCAT GAAGAGAGTGTTCAAACTCTGGGTGCCGAGGgactctttctcttctcctccttaGACACCAACCATGACCTCTATCTAAGTCCGGAGGAGTTTAAACCTATTGCAGAGAAACTCACAG GGATTACACCCCCCGCAGATTTTGAAGAGGAAGTGATCCATGACCCTAATGGAGAAACTTTGACCTTGGAGGCCAAAATGCAGCCCCTGCTGCTTGACTCCATGACAAAAAGCAAGGATGGCTTCCTTGGG gtTTCTCACAGCTCTCTGGCTGGCCTGCGCTCATGGAAGAGCCCGGCAGTgccttcctcttccttctctgCCAGCCAGTTCAGGGTCTTCTTGCCCCCAAAGAACAAGGTGGAAGTGGGAGACACATGGTGGGTGATTCCCAGCGAGCTCAACATCTTCACCGGGTACCTGCCCAATAATCGTTATCACCCTCCCGCACCAAAGGGCAAAgag GTTCTCATCCACTCTTTGCTGAGTATGTTTCACCCCCGGCCCTTCATCAAATCAcgttttgcacctcagggcgCAGTCGCCTGCATTCGTGCCAGCAATGACTTTTATTATGACATCGTTTTCAG GATTCATGCAGAGTTCCAGCTCAACGATGTTCCAGACTTTCCCTTCTGGTTCACACCAGGGCAAATGACCGGCAACATAGTTCTCTCTAAAGATGCTTCTCATGTCCGTCACTTCCACCTCTATGTCCCCAATGACAG GTCTCTAAATGTGGACATGGAGTGGCTGTACGGAGCTAGCGAGAGCAGCAACATGGAGGTGGACATCGGATACCTGCCACAG TTAGAGCTGCAGTCCACGGGCCCGTCCACTCCCTCCATCATCACTGACGAGAAAGGCAACATCATCGACAGTCGAACCGGCAGCGCTGAGCCAATCCAGTTTGTCTTTGAGGACATCCACTGGACCTCAGAGATCAGTCAGGAAGAGGCCACTCGCCGTCTGGAGGTCACCCTCTACCCGTTCAAGAAG GTGTCCTACCTGCCCTTTTCTGAGGCCTTTGAGCGAGCTGAAGCGGATAAAAAATTGGTGCATTCCATTCTGCTTTGGGGAGCATTAGACGACCAGTCCTGCTGAG GTTCGGGGCGAACTCTCCGGGAGACAGTCCTGGAAAGTTCGCCCGTCCTGGCCCTGCTCAACCAGAGCTTCATCAGCAGCTGGTCTCTGGTCAAAGAACTGGAAGACATGCAG GCTGACGAGCAGAACCCTGCGTTGAGTCAAAAGGCCCGCTTGCATCTGGAGAAGTACAACTTCCCTGTGGAGATGATGGTTGCACTGCCTAATGGAACTATT GTCCATCACATCAATGCAAACTTCTTCCTGGACCAGACGGCCATGAAACCAGAGGAAGAAGGAGCAACTTTCAGCTTCTCTGGGGGATTTGAGGACCCCTCCACTTCCACTTATATCAGTTTCCTGAAAGAGGGGTTGGAAAAAGCCAAGCAGTACCTGGCACagtaa